A stretch of DNA from Brachionichthys hirsutus isolate HB-005 unplaced genomic scaffold, CSIRO-AGI_Bhir_v1 contig_179, whole genome shotgun sequence:
TCCCACCCTGAAAGCTACTGAGAAATGCGCTCCACTGGCAAACACATGAATCCGCACATCTGAGACACGTACAAAGCACCAAATCTGTTCACAGAAAATGATCTGTGGCTTCAGAAACGTCTCTCTAATCAAGGATCAGTCAGCCAGCCTTTCTAAATGTGACTCTCCCTGCAGTACCTCTTGTTCCTAGATATACACAGTAAGAAACGTGAAGGACATCATTAGAAAATGATCATCGACACTAAAAAGCCCATTGGTCACTGCAGATAGTTTGTATTGAAGCCCCATGATCTGCCACTCTCTGTCTGTCACACGACACCCgagcctctctctctgtaaTAACCACTATTATTCAAAACTCCAAGAATCTAGAAATTGATCCTTAACAGTTGGTGTTTGGGTGTAGGAGCAACATGTCCACTTAAGCAATCCGGTGGAGGTCAAGTCTAACCATTAAGAAATGATGCATTGTAAATACACATAGCATCAGTCTCAGAAACCACCACCAATATATCCAAAGCACGAGCAAACAAATTTACTCCAATTAACTGCCAGTCTTATCAGTTCTGCTTCGGGGCCATGCAACATCTCTTGGTGCCCTAATATGACGTCTGTTTCTCCATCCAACTGATCCCACCTGGAACACTTGGGATTagtagggcggggggggggggggggtcacaagaggagatcaataaataaagaaactcAATTTGACGTTTTCTTACCCCTTGAGATTTCCTTTGCAGCGACTTTGTCAGCCTGAATCCACAGGGAGACAGCCTAAACCAAGAACCAGGCCAACAAAACCACCACCCATCTCCAACCGACCCCCACCTGCCTCTCCCTGAGGCCTTATTAGGAGAGAGCGCTGCCTATATATAACCGGCATCCTTCAAGACTCAGGGAGACTACAACCAGGCAATTATTCGATTAGCAATTTGCCCGTGACGGGCTTTTGATGGAGGCCAACCTCCTGTCTTGGACATGTTATCCCAACAACTGTCATACTACTGCTAATTCTTAATTCAGTGTATTGGAAGGTGGCGCTTTACATTCATAAAGAGCAGCATTCGGTAGATAGGCAGCAATTCTGCAAAAAGGCAGGTCGTAGTGCACGTAGCATTTATATTCATTTCCATGTTGCAGTGTCAGCATATGAAAAGTTGTTTTACCTGTGCATCTAAATGTTCTGGGTGCACTTTAAACGGTACAGAACTCTCAAAGACTCAGACGCATCTTGAGACAGTGAGAATGCTGAACTTTGGCCAGGTCCTATTTATAAATCTAGCTACAGTTACAGCTAGACTATTCCCGACACGGCATAAATGTGTGAAACTCATTTCACATCTAAGGTGAAATCGTAAGATAGGCCAACATGAAGTCacatttgaggggggggggggggtagcatgGGGAGGAGTGTGTAATCTGTGAGTGGTCCAGACTGACAATATAAAAGAAACCTACCgggaaaaacataaataaataaatagcaagcTATAAATTGTCTAAACTTCATGAGCAGAAAAGAGGAGGTACAGtttggaagaaagaaaaatcacaagcaTGGCTTTTAACAAGAAACACAACTCAGGCAGCTGGTCTTGTGTTGCACCATATAATTTTAGAAAACGTGATATATAATGActgagtttttaatgttaaataatgttGTAAGTCCTTTGATAAATTTGGCACATGGAATATTGCTGTTGTGTAGGAATGTGCTTGTTGTGAGAAGGAACAAGCACTAGGATCAAGAAgtatattgtgtatgtgtgtggggggggggggggatagaacTCGTGACTGTCTGCAGTCAAGAAGAGCCCTCTGTTGGTCATGCGAATCATGCGTAGCAATGACGTACGAGAGGCGTCACCATTTTAAAtcctactatggtgaagcgATGTCCCGCCCTACTCTGCATATGATTGGTTAGTACTGGTTGCCTTGGCTCGTTTGGTTGGCTAAATTTAGCCATTGGGGTTTTGATTGGTTATAGTTATTGTAAGAATGATTACGCCGCACGGTAGCAAAGTAAGGCCGGCGGTGGCATCGCCATGGTAGGATATGTAAACGTAGCTCCGGCGACGTCCGGCCAATGAGCCACAGCACAGTATGATGACGCAGCCATGAGCGTCCCTCATGATTGGCTAAAGTAGCCATTAGCGAGGAGGAACAGAACGTAAACAACATATTCCTGTTCCGGTACACTGCTCGAGTGAAATAACTTTAGTGAAACTCTGCTAAGCGTTGATAACCACTGCAAAATCCAGGAAAAGCTTTTCTGGAAAAGGTAGGACCAGTTTTAAGCCTCAATGTTGCCGGATCCAGCAGGAATCCTGGATTAATGTTCATTGTTGCATTCATTTCGGCCAGACATGAGGCTCTGCTCGCTTCTCCTGCTGTGCCTGGCAGCAACCTGGTCCTCTACGTTTGTGATTTCACACGCGTAAGTCCTAGAAAACATTATATATCGTAATTATAGATGAATATAACAGTAGATTGGGCCAGTGAGCGCTGCTATTTTCATCTTCCCGGTATTTATATTTAGTAATTTATCCTTAATTATTAAATGAATACCCTCttgtataaaataaacaaagttGAGTCCATTTGGAACTAAATCTCAGTCTGTGTGCATTTCAGACACATGTGGAACAAACTGATACTGACCCACCACTGGCCAAACACCTTCTGTCGTGTAAGTTTATCCTTTCCTGTGTTCATTTTGAACTGAAGCGCCAAACTATAGGATGACTTCAAAGACTGCTTTTTGATAGTAGAAATTCACAATTGTATTTCATCAACTTAATTGTCGTATCACTGCTTGAATAAAACAGAGGCCAAGTCAATGTTACTGGTTACACTGGTATGTGCTGTCAAATGGACACTGTGTAATTAACTCGACCAAACCTGGTGGGTCACATTCATCAGCTACGAAGTTCTTCATTTTTTGGAATGAAAAGAGGATCGATCTTTTGTCACCGAGTCAACATTTAATTCATGTGCATCATGTGAGATCATTGAGTCATGAGACTGACTGTCTGCCAACAATCTGGTTTGGTTAGGCAGCATTCTTTTCAGGACTGGAAGATCCAGTTTTATACTTTCGATAAGTCCTGAAAACAAAAGCCACACACAtcatactttttctttttctttcgatATTGTGTCAAAGCTTCTCTAATAAGTGTCACGTGGGTGTACGGTTGAGGCTTTTGGTTAGTTCCTGTTTGTTAGTACGTATATTGTCAGAGGAAgttttttatgtgtatttaaTACCAACACTCAAGTGCAGTTCCCTTTTTAAGAGCATACAACATAGTGTTTGCATGATTGTGTCTTACTTTTTCAATTatcagattctttttttgttttttgttcatgaATCAATACAGTCAGGAAAACGAAGACTTCACCTTCATAGTGAGGAATTCAAGCTTTTGTGAAATATGGCAAATCGTGCTGCTTCACTGAGGCCACTCAGATTTCAGCTGGAGCAGACGCTGCCTGCCGCATATTAATTACCTTCCGTCTGAATATACAGTATCTTTGTAATTTGagaatataaaacatttttattcaaatgtgtgtgttcggGTAGCATAACATGTTTCTTTCAATtcatttcaggttgaacactgtcATTCCAACCTTAGCTACTGGACACTACATGGACTGTGGtacgtgtgtgttgttttatcTATAgtgaattttcattttaaatcattgtggcaaaaatgtttgaaataataaacctttggttctttctttctgtccaggCCAGACAAAGGGATGAACTGCAATTCATCGTGGCATTTCAACGCATCTCAAATAGAGGTGCAACACTTTTCACTCTGAGTGTCTCTGCGAGTGGGGTGGgggtaattttattttattattgtggtGTTAAAACTCACTAAAAGataacaaatgtgtgttttggtgtgCACTTTCAGGACCTGCTTCCAGACATGAAACAGAGCTGGCCTGACTTGCTGCATCCCTCAACAACCAAATTCTGGTATTGCTTCCATTGTTTTTCCATGTGTCAACATGTCCAACTCTGAACATATACTCTTCAATGCGTGACGacgtctgcatttttttttttccatttcttttttcgtATTGCATCATCAGATAATAATGATACGACCCTCTGCGATACAGTCTGAACTCTAAAGGGTTACAAAGGTGTGATATTTTCACTGCATGATAATCACCTCAGAAAGTGTGATGAGTACCACGATGGTATGGTATTatgcattattttattcattattataattaacatTATTGCTGTTAGTGGTGCTAGTAGAGCCACCATTTATTATTTAGGtaaattcaattttatttatttcaattttatttaaagtggaAATATGAGTAAAAAGGTTATTTCACTAAAACACTCTTGTGTCTGTTTCAACAGGAAGTACGAGTGGTACAAACACGGCACGTGTGCAGCCGAAGCATCTTCTCTGGATAGTCAACATAAATACTTCAGCAAAGGACTTGAACTATACCATAAAGTGGACCTGCACAGGTACAGCCACAACCACACTGACCTGTCTGATAGTTACAGCCTGGTTCAAATTTGTttactgttgtgtttttgttactgTAGCATCCTGAACAAGTTTGGCATCACCCCATCAGAAACGTACTACTCAGTAGGtgtcttttatattttattgtcaaaTTATCTATTtcataaaatctgaaatgtaataTAAGGAATGACCGTGTCAAACGTTCCCTTTCCCTCTCTGCTTGTGATGTGTCCGGGAGTAGATTTCACAAATTGAAGGAGTTATAGAAAACTTCTACGGCGTCAAGCCTAAGATCCAATGTGCCCATTCATCAAAGGTATAAATATTTGA
This window harbors:
- the rnaset2 gene encoding ribonuclease T2 isoform X1 gives rise to the protein MRLCSLLLLCLAATWSSTFVISHAHMWNKLILTHHWPNTFCRVEHCHSNLSYWTLHGLWPDKGMNCNSSWHFNASQIEDLLPDMKQSWPDLLHPSTTKFWKYEWYKHGTCAAEASSLDSQHKYFSKGLELYHKVDLHSILNKFGITPSETYYSISQIEGVIENFYGVKPKIQCAHSSKNVDVQLLGQIEICFDPDFTLLDCEKQFSTENASKVNWDNATAVDKASEFSVCDRDAPVYYPPDP
- the rnaset2 gene encoding ribonuclease T2 isoform X2, which gives rise to MWNKLILTHHWPNTFCRVEHCHSNLSYWTLHGLWPDKGMNCNSSWHFNASQIEDLLPDMKQSWPDLLHPSTTKFWKYEWYKHGTCAAEASSLDSQHKYFSKGLELYHKVDLHSILNKFGITPSETYYSISQIEGVIENFYGVKPKIQCAHSSKNVDVQLLGQIEICFDPDFTLLDCEKQFSTENASKVNWDNATAVDKASEFSVCDRDAPVYYPPDP